A genomic stretch from Methanomassiliicoccales archaeon includes:
- a CDS encoding HAD-IIIA family hydrolase: MQFGWIEEKCAFFFSASETLITYKGSKESVLVSLLEELGIRTTIPSAKIAFLTTEMLISSRGYTIKSEEEKNKFWNEFSATLIRNCGIEDKDGTIAALVAKKFRSPDIWVAYPDVQPALEALKKRGCLLGVIANGEHYVKEALVKLSLAEYLDVITISEDVGVEKPDPRIFQLTIEKFSLRPEQCVYVGDVPEIDLVGARNAGITPVWIDRNRLARKIGEINKVEVLTDVEFLFPIIPYKKDE; this comes from the coding sequence ATGCAGTTCGGATGGATTGAAGAGAAGTGTGCTTTCTTTTTTAGCGCGTCCGAAACACTAATCACATATAAGGGTAGCAAGGAATCAGTACTCGTCAGCCTTTTGGAAGAGCTTGGAATACGCACGACGATACCGTCTGCGAAAATAGCTTTTCTGACGACAGAAATGCTGATCTCATCTAGAGGGTACACGATTAAATCTGAGGAGGAAAAAAACAAATTCTGGAACGAATTTTCTGCCACACTTATAAGAAATTGTGGTATCGAAGATAAAGATGGTACCATCGCTGCGCTCGTTGCAAAGAAATTTAGATCGCCAGATATTTGGGTTGCTTATCCCGACGTGCAACCCGCACTTGAAGCGTTGAAAAAGAGAGGATGTCTACTTGGTGTGATTGCGAACGGCGAACACTACGTCAAAGAGGCTCTCGTTAAATTATCTCTGGCAGAATATCTCGACGTCATTACGATCTCCGAAGATGTTGGTGTCGAAAAACCTGACCCGCGGATTTTTCAGTTGACAATTGAAAAGTTCAGCCTGAGGCCAGAACAGTGTGTGTATGTTGGAGATGTGCCTGAAATAGATCTTGTTGGAGCACGCAATGCTGGTATAACACCTGTGTGGATCGATAGAAACAGGTTAGCTAGAAAAATCGGCGAGATCAACAAAGTCGAAGTTCTTACTGATGTGGAATTTCTCTTTCCAATAATACCATATAAAAAAGATGAATGA
- the sucD gene encoding succinate--CoA ligase subunit alpha has protein sequence MSIIISEDTKVIVQGITGHQGRQQTLAMKEFGTKIVGGVTPGRGGEEVHGTPVFNTVKDAVMKTGANSSIVFVPAPYARDAVLEAIDAGIKTIVVVTEHIPVRDTIEFIEYAKLKGARIIGPNCPGIASPGIAKIGIMSNSIFLKGNIGVVSRSGTLTYEIVNALSQSGIGQSTCIGIGGDPVVGTGFIDVLDLFEKDDDTKAIVLIGEIGGIAEEEASKFIDQYVSKPVFAYIAGRTAPQGKRMGHAGAIIARGKGTAKSKIEALERAGAMVAKVPFEIPQLVKNYLKGVSIKDAVRMD, from the coding sequence ATGTCGATCATCATTTCCGAAGACACGAAAGTCATTGTGCAAGGAATCACTGGTCATCAAGGCCGGCAGCAGACTTTGGCCATGAAGGAGTTTGGTACGAAAATCGTTGGCGGTGTTACCCCTGGCCGAGGAGGAGAGGAGGTGCACGGTACCCCAGTGTTCAACACGGTGAAAGATGCCGTGATGAAGACTGGTGCCAACTCATCGATCGTATTCGTACCTGCACCATATGCACGTGATGCCGTGTTGGAGGCTATTGACGCTGGGATCAAAACAATCGTGGTCGTCACCGAGCATATACCAGTTCGCGATACAATCGAATTCATCGAATATGCGAAACTCAAGGGTGCGAGGATTATTGGGCCAAATTGCCCAGGAATCGCTTCACCAGGCATCGCAAAAATTGGCATCATGTCCAACTCAATTTTTCTAAAGGGAAATATTGGTGTTGTTTCCCGAAGCGGAACACTAACATATGAAATCGTTAATGCACTCAGCCAATCTGGAATTGGGCAATCGACGTGCATCGGAATTGGTGGCGATCCTGTTGTTGGCACGGGCTTCATCGATGTTCTTGATCTTTTTGAAAAAGATGATGATACAAAGGCAATCGTCCTCATTGGGGAAATAGGCGGAATTGCGGAAGAGGAGGCGTCAAAATTCATTGATCAATATGTAAGCAAGCCAGTCTTCGCTTACATTGCTGGCAGAACAGCTCCGCAAGGAAAGCGAATGGGACATGCCGGAGCGATCATTGCGCGAGGAAAAGGGACGGCAAAGAGCAAGATTGAGGCGCTTGAAAGAGCGGGGGCGATGGTTGCTAAAGTTCCTTTTGAAATTCCACAACTTGTGAAGAATTACTTGAAAGGGGTGTCTATAAAAGATGCAGTTCGGATGGATTGA
- a CDS encoding acetate--CoA ligase family protein — MRLLEHQAKALLRSYGIPVPKGYVIRDVDELMEMPIPAIVKAQVPVGGRGKAGAIKKVMNRDDAKNAILQVFETNVNGYFPKEILVEEYLSIAKEVYIGVTIDRGVGLPVMLASPDGGVDIEQVPEERIGRFIIHPFIGVQEYHVREILSFIKVPQGISDLAGRIIKNLWNIFWSLDCELLEINPLVLTDDDKIVAADAKMTINDDALYRHREFSELEEELTPLEKEARKNSLVLVQLDGNIAVIANGAGLTMATLDNLSFYGGKGGIFLDLGGTDDPKKVECALELALRATPRVVLINIFGGMTRCDSVASGIISVKNRLGLNVPIVIRLKGTNERLAQEMLKREGIFVLEELDEACKIASKLGGY, encoded by the coding sequence GTGAGACTCCTTGAGCACCAGGCCAAGGCATTGCTGCGATCATACGGTATTCCAGTTCCAAAAGGGTATGTCATAAGAGATGTTGACGAACTCATGGAAATGCCTATACCCGCCATTGTAAAGGCACAGGTACCTGTTGGCGGCCGAGGAAAAGCTGGTGCGATCAAGAAGGTCATGAATCGTGATGATGCAAAAAATGCCATTCTTCAGGTTTTCGAAACGAACGTTAATGGATATTTTCCGAAGGAAATCCTTGTCGAGGAATACCTCAGCATCGCAAAGGAAGTTTACATCGGCGTCACGATTGACAGAGGTGTTGGCTTACCTGTTATGTTAGCGAGTCCTGATGGAGGCGTTGATATTGAACAGGTACCAGAGGAAAGAATTGGTAGATTCATTATCCATCCATTCATCGGCGTACAGGAATATCATGTTAGAGAAATACTCTCATTCATTAAAGTGCCGCAGGGGATCAGCGATTTAGCTGGGAGAATCATCAAGAACCTATGGAACATTTTCTGGTCTCTCGATTGCGAATTGCTCGAAATCAATCCGCTCGTTCTAACTGACGATGACAAAATTGTGGCAGCCGATGCGAAAATGACGATTAATGATGACGCGCTATATCGACATCGAGAGTTTTCGGAACTCGAGGAAGAATTAACGCCTCTTGAAAAGGAGGCACGTAAGAACTCCCTGGTCCTCGTTCAACTTGATGGCAATATCGCTGTTATTGCAAACGGCGCCGGATTGACGATGGCTACACTTGATAACCTCAGTTTCTATGGCGGCAAAGGGGGTATCTTCCTCGATCTCGGAGGTACGGACGATCCAAAGAAGGTTGAATGTGCTCTTGAACTTGCATTACGAGCAACACCAAGAGTTGTATTGATAAATATCTTCGGCGGAATGACGCGTTGCGACAGTGTCGCTTCGGGAATAATATCGGTGAAGAACAGACTGGGATTAAATGTTCCTATCGTTATCAGATTGAAGGGCACGAACGAGAGACTCGCACAGGAAATGCTTAAAAGGGAAGGAATTTTCGTATTGGAAGAGCTGGATGAAGCATGCAAGATCGCGAGCAAGCTCGGAGGTTACTGA